The proteins below come from a single Rhinolophus ferrumequinum isolate MPI-CBG mRhiFer1 chromosome 8, mRhiFer1_v1.p, whole genome shotgun sequence genomic window:
- the GALNT3 gene encoding polypeptide N-acetylgalactosaminyltransferase 3, whose amino-acid sequence MAHLKRLVKLHLKRHYHKKFWKLGAVIFFFVIFLILMQREVSVQYSKEESRMERNMKNKNKVFDLMLEAVNNIKDAMPKMQIGAPVRQSIDAGEKPCLQGYYTAAELKPVLDRPPQDSNAPGASGKAFKTTNLSIEEQKEKELGEAKHCFNAFASDRISLHRDLGPDTRPPECIEQKFKRCPPLPTTSVIIVFHNEAWSTLLRTVHSVLYSSPAILLKEIILVDDASVDEYLHDKLEEYIKQFSIVKIVRQRERKGLITARLLGATVATAETLTFLDAHCECFYGWLEPLLARIAENYTAVVSPDIASIDMNTFEFNKPSPYGSNHNRGNFDWSLSFGWESLPDHERQRRKDETYPIKTPTFAGGLFSISKEYFEYIGTYDEEMEIWGGENIEMSFRVWQCGGQLEIMPCSVVGHVFRSKSPHTFPKGTQVIARNQVRLAEVWMDDYKEIFYRRNTDAAKIVKQKSFGDLSKRFEIKHRLQCKNFTWYLNNIYPEVYVPDLNPVISGYIKSFGQPLCLDVGENNQGGKPLILYTCHGLGGNQYFEYSAQHEIRHNIQKELCLHAAQGLVQLKACAYKGHKTVATGEQIWEIHKDQLLYNPFFKMCLSANGEHPSLVSCNPSDLLQKWIFSQTD is encoded by the exons ATGGCTCACCTAAAGCGACTAGTAAAATTACATCTTAAAAGACATTACCATAAAAAGTTCTGGAAGCTTGGtgcagtaatttttttctttgtaatatttttgatTTTAATGCAACGAGAAGTAAGTGTTCAATATTCCAAAGAGGAATCAAGGATGGAAaggaacatgaaaaacaaaaacaaggtgTTTGATTTAATGTTGGAAGCAGTAAACAATATTAAAGATGCAATGCCAAAAATGCAAATAGGAGCACCTGTCAGACAAAGCATTGATGCTGGTGAGAAACCCTGTTTGCAAGGATATTACACAGCAGCAGAATTGAAACCCGTTCTTGACCGCCCACCTCAGGATTCTAATGCACCTGGTGCTTCTGGTAAAGCATTCAAGACAACCAATTTAAGTAttgaagagcaaaaggaaaaagaacttggAGAAGCAAAACACTGTTTTAATGCTTTTGCAAGTGACAGGATTTCTTTACACCGAGATCTTGGACCAGACACTCGACCTCCCGA ATGTATTGAACAAAAATTTAAGCGCTGTCCTCCTCTGCCTACCACCAGTGTCATAATAGTTTTTCATAATGAAGCGTGGTCCACACTGCTTAGAACTGTCCACAGTGTGCTCTATTCTTCACCTGCCATACTGCTGAAGGAAATCATTTTGGTGGACGATGCTAGTGTAGATG agtACCTACATGATAAACTAGaggaatatataaaacaattttctatAGTAAAAATAGtcagacaaagagagagaaaaggtctGATCACTGCACGGTTGCTAGGAGCAACAGTAGCAACAGCTGAAACGCTCACATTTTTAGATGCTCACT GTGAGTGTTTCTATGGTTGGTTAGAACCTTTGTTGGCCAGAATAGCTGAGAACTACACTGCCGTTGTGAGTCCAGATATTGCATCTATAGACATGAACACATTTGAATTCAACAAACCTTCTCCTTACGGAAGTAACCATAACCGTGGAAATTTTGACTGGAGCCTTTCGTTTGGCTGGGAATCACTTCCTGATCATgagaggcaaagaaggaaagatgaaacCTACCCAATTAA GACACCCACTTTTGCAGGAGGCCTTTTTTCCatatcaaaagaatattttgaatatattggaACTTAcgatgaagaaatggaaatctgGGGAggtgaaaatatagaaatgtctTTCAGA GTGTGGCAATGTGGTGGGCAGTTGGAGATTATGCCTTGCTCTGTTGTTGGACATGTTTTTCGCAGCAAAAGCCCTCATACCTTTCCAAAAGGCACTCAGGTGATTGCTCGCAACCAGGTTCGCCTTGCAGAAGTCTGGATGGATGActataaggaaatattttataggaGAAACACAGATGCAGCAAAAATTGTTAAACAA AAATCATTTGGTGATCTTTcaaaaagatttgaaataaagCACCGCCTTCAATGTAAAAATTTTACATGGTATCTGAACAATATTTATCCAGAAGTATATGTGCCAGACCTTAATCCTGTTATATCTGGATAT ATTAAAAGCTTTGGTCAGCCTTTATGTCTGGATGTTGGAGAAAATAATCAAGGAGGGAAGCCATTAATTTTGTATACGTGCCATGGACTTGGGGGAAACCAG TACTTCGAATACTCTGCTCAACATGAAATTCGGCATAACATCCAGAAGGAATTGTGCCTCCATGCTGCTCAAGGTCTCGTTCAGCTGAAGGCATGTGCCTACAAAGGTCACAAGACAGTTGCCACTGGAGAACAAATATGGGAGATTCATAAG